The Polypterus senegalus isolate Bchr_013 unplaced genomic scaffold, ASM1683550v1 scaffold_2385, whole genome shotgun sequence genome includes a window with the following:
- the LOC120521525 gene encoding NACHT, LRR and PYD domains-containing protein 12-like — MKEQEKKEIEKAEGVMEQLEKEIEELKKRDTELKELYDNKDHIHFMQTFLSRCVLPADGDSLSFTVTADFSSEDLRNELSCLKKSLEKISQWDIKTSTSSDLHETHRQAVSESTRTVEAHASPGDPHTTAVGFETLYTELVAIEQDPRNHKETEHELMKTGRIHEELMKKGAAEKCERIWIEQLFKKSPVSVNPVNIIVVSGMAGIGKTTMVQKIMYDWARGTQYQRFAFVFLFKFRELNLLDNENEPQMSLTKLIERHYKYLSDDPLKDVLKNPETLLFIFDGLDEYKHKLDFTQRQLCSNPHFAVPVHILVTSLISRTLLKGCSVLITSRPTALEAMDMERVNQFVEILGFFLDQRLMYCKNFFGVTALAAEAFQYVKKNTILYSMCFIPSYCWMICSVLKRHFMTPEKNKSEALQVGHWLCEAQNKELIRDTIGQDLKMNFRSTTLSAVDCAVLAAVISCCGELKELNLTNTPLTPECIKRLEPGLNCCSKVW, encoded by the exons ATGAAAGAACAAGAGAAGAAAGAAATagagaaggctgaaggagtcatggaaCAACtagagaaggagattgaggagctgaagaagagagacactgagctgaaggagctttaTGACAACAAGGATCACATCCACTTCATGCAG ACTTTCTTATctcgctgtgtccttcctgctgatggagactcgctCAGCTTCACTGTCACTGCTGATTTTTCTTCTGAGGACCTGAGAAATGAGCTGTCATGTCTGAAAAAGAGTttggagaagatcagccagtgggaCATCAAGACATCGACTTCGTCAG ATCTCCATGAGACACACAGACAGGCTGTGTCTGAATCCACAAGGACTGTGGAGGCTCATGCTTCTCCTGGAGATCCACACACCACAGCTGTGGGCTTTGAGACTCTATACACAGAGTTGGTGGCCATTGAACAGGACCCTAGAAACCATAAGGAGACTGAACATGAACTTATGAAAACTGGGAGGATCCATGAAGAGCTCATGAAGAAAGGTGCAGCAGAGAAATGTGAGCGAATCTGGattgagcagctgtttaagaaAAGTCCTGTAAGTGTAAATCCAGTTAACATCATAGTGGTCAGTGGGATGGCCGGAATAGGGAAGACCACCATGGTTCAGAAGATCATGTATGACTGGGCCAGAGGCACTCAGTACCAGAGGTTTGCATTTGTGTTCCTGTTTAAATTCAGAGAGCTTAACCTCCTAGACAATGAGAATGAGCCACAAATGTCACTGACCAAactgattgaaaggcactataaatatctCAGTGATGATCCACTGAAAGACGTTCTGAAGAATCCTGAAACTCTCCTGTTTATATTCGATGGGCTGGATGAGTACAAACACAAACTGGACTTCACCCAGAGACAGCTCTGCTCAAACCCACATTTTGCGGTGCCTGTCCACATCCTGGTCACCAGTCTGATCAGTCGGACATTACTGAAGGGCTGTTCAGTCCTGATAACAAGCAGACCAACAGCCCTGGAAGCCATGGACATGGAAAGAGTCAATCAGTTTGTAGAGATCCTGGGGTTCTTCCTTGATCAAAGGCTGATGTACTGTAAGAATTTCTTTGGTGTCACTGCTCTGGCTGCTGAGGCTTTTCAGTATGTGAAGAAGAACACCATCCTGTACTCAATGTGCTTCATCCCCTCGTACTGCTGGATGATCTGCTCTGTGTTGAAGAGACACTTCATGAcacctgaaaaaaacaaaagtgaagctCTGCAAGTAGGTCACTGGCTCTGTGAGGCTCAGAATAAGGAGTTAATTAGAGACACCATTGGACAGGATTTAAAGATGAACTTTAGAAGCACGACTTTATCTGCTGTGGACTGTGCTGTGCTGGCCGCTGTCATCAGCTGCTGTGGAGAACTTAAAGAACTTAACCTGACAAACACACCTCTGACCCCCGAGTGCATCAAGAGACTGGAGCCGGGGCTCAACTGCTGCAGTAAAGTCTGGTGA